The Lycium ferocissimum isolate CSIRO_LF1 chromosome 10, AGI_CSIRO_Lferr_CH_V1, whole genome shotgun sequence genome window below encodes:
- the LOC132033764 gene encoding putative F-box/LRR-repeat protein At5g02700: protein MLPKSLCICSSLITLVLNHCRLEKGFVIEWKSLNSLKLKYAKLDDDDIVNLLSGCPDLETLESSNVEGFSRLEIISSNLKRLKFEEYWFSDDEAYHSLGIIAPYIRYLEISGNLYDLKCKLVNVSSVVSAKLTFQNCYTNFTRSISGKTYPDTHQVIRTLVQDYLQKLSYATQLTIGTWLIEVLLQLEGLLLPELKCKCLTLDLHITRFSSKGVAILLQASPYVETLNITMATMTVTSCNFSSSYCTFIL, encoded by the exons ATGTTGCCTAAGTCTCTCTGCATTTGTTCCTCGTTGATAACATTGGTTCTGAACCATTGTAGACTTGAAAAAGGATTTGTCATAGAGTGGAAATCTCTAAACAGCCTAAAGTTGAAATACGCTAAgttagatgatgatgatattgtcaACTTACTCTCTGGTTGTCCTGATTTGGAAACTCTGGAATCTTCTAATGTCGAGGGATTCAGTCGTTTggaaattatttcttcaaatttaaAGAGACTTAAGTTCGAAGAGTATTGGTTTTCAGATGATGAAGCTTATCATTCTTTGGGAATTATTGCCCCGTATATTCGGTATCTGGAGATCTCTGGAAATCTGTATGATCTAAAGTGTAAGCTAGTAAATGTATCCTCTGTGGTCAGTGCTAAGCTTACTTTCCAAAATTGCTATACAAATTTTACTAGATCTATTTCTGGTAAGACTTATCCTGATACGCATCAAGTTATTAGGACACTCGTCCAAGATTATCTTCAAAAGTTGAGTTACGCAACTCAGTTAACAATCGGAACTTGGTTGATTGAG GTCTTGTTGCAGCTTGAAGGGCTACTGCTTCCAGAATTGAAATGCAAATGTCTAACTCTTGATTTGCATATCACAAGGTTTTCTTCGAAAGGAGTAGCTATCTTGCTGCAAGCCTCACCTTATGTGGAGACACTCAACATAACTATGGCGACTATGACCGTAACTTCCTGCAATTTTAGCTCTTCTTATTGCACATTCATTTTATGA
- the LOC132033763 gene encoding LOW QUALITY PROTEIN: F-box/LRR-repeat protein At3g03360-like (The sequence of the model RefSeq protein was modified relative to this genomic sequence to represent the inferred CDS: deleted 1 base in 1 codon), translating into MMASRRSNKNLRISLRDSISKKLKNGVEEETLDCISQLPDAVLLQILSLLPTNDAVKSCVLSKRWRYLWTSIYNFLFIDRNYNNVENFTSFVDHVLTHSTCPKIKKFQVDFHHGDWEFDCKISQWLSFAVKNKVEDVMFNSYPSPDEHSYELPLCMYTCSSLITLYLSHWVFDKGLVIAWNSLKSLTLDSTTLEDDDIVILLSSCPVLETMELSFCVGCHRLEITSSNLKRLTIDSHLHHRLVGYGSLEIFAPHLQHLDISGELFNVRCRLVNVSSLVIASLTFSITCITVSWDEDDIEEDSCRDHHQDIRNLILDYLEKLSYVTELIIGSWFAEVVFMMKLEGVMLPELRCKCLTLKSHVTEYNLYGIASLLQTSPLLESLNIHIEDKDFNEPPCQLEQSYFAEVDKINLPSWIPDIVFPNLKSVKIVGCITQCLKEWSKAGYCKLFELSKFLLKNAVALQKLVIVAKRRKCCICSENCVSRHLSRVAKKLIDTPRSSTNFVIIYQEIA; encoded by the exons ATGATGGCTTCACGTCGTTCCAACAAAAATCTCAGAATTAGTTTGAGAGATTCAATTTCGAAGAAACTAAAaaatggagttgaagaagaaacccTAGATTGTATC AGTCAGTTGCCGGATGCAGTTTTGCTACAAATTCTGTCTCTTTTGCCAACAAATGATGCAGTCAAATCATGTGTTCTCTCAAAGAGGTGGCGTTATCTATGGACTTCTATTTATAACTTCCTTTTCATTGATAGAAATTACAACAATGTCGAAAACTTCACATCATTTGTGGACCACGTTTTAACTCATTCCACTTGtcccaaaatcaaaaaattccAAGTCGATTTTCATCATGGAGACTGGGAATTTGATTGCAAAATTAGCCAATGGCTTAGTTTTGCTGTGAAAAACAAAGTGGAAGATGTTATGTTCAATTCATATCCATCTCCTGATGAACACTCTTATGAGTTGCCTCTATGTATGTACACTTGTTCGTCATTGATTACATTGTATTTGAGTCATTGGGTGTTTGATAAAGGATTGGTCATAGCTTGGAACTCTCTAAAGAGCCTAACGCTGGACTCAACAACGTTAGAAGATGACGATATTGTGATATTACTGTCAAGTTGTCCTGTTTTGGAAACTATGGAGCTGTCATTTTGCGTGGGTTGTCATCGTCTAGAAATTACTTCTTCAAATTTAAAGAGACTGACGATAGACTCTCATTTGCATCATCGCTTGGTAGGATATGGTTCTCTGGAAATTTTTGCCCCGCATCTTCAGCATTTGGATATTTCAGGAGAACTTTTTAATGTCAGGTGTAGGCTTGTAAATGTCTCCTCGTTGGTTATTGCCAGCCTCACTTTTAGCATTACATGTATCACCGTCAGTTGGGACGAAGATGATATTGAGGAAGACAGTTGTCGTGATCATCATCAAGATATCAGAAACCTTATTTTGGACTATCTTGAAAAGTTGAGTTATGTGACTGAGctaataattggaagttggttTGCAGAG GTCGTGTTCATGATGAAACTTGAAGGAGTGATGCTTCCAGAATTGAGATGCAAATGTCTAACTCTAAAGTCTCATGTAACAGAGTATAATCTGTATGGGATAGCCAGTCTTTTGCAAACCTCGCCTCTTTTGGAGTCACTCAACATACACATCGAAGACAAGGAC TTTAACGAACCCCCCTGCCAGCTTGAGCAAAGCTATTTCGCCGAAGTAGATAAAATCAATTTGCCAAGTTGGATTCCAGACATTGTGTTTCCCAATCTCAAGAGTGTTAAGATTGTTGGCTGCATAACACAATGTTTGAAGGAGTGGTCTAAAGCGGGCTATTGTAAGCTTTTTGAACTTTCGAAGTTTTTACTGAAGAATGCAGTGGCTTTGCAGAAGCTTGTTATCGtagcaaagagaagaaaatgcTGCATTTGTTCAGAGAACTGTGTGTCCCGGCATTTATCGCGGGTGGCTAAGAAATTGATAGACACCCCAAGATCATCAACAAATTTTGTGATTATTTACCAAGAGATTGCTTAG